CGGGATCTGGAGGGAGCACGAGCAAACCAACCGTTCAGCGGATGATCTCGCTGGACGTCTTCCGCGGCCTCACCATTGCCGCCATGATCCTGGTCAACAATCCCGGGACCTGGAAGAGTATCTATGGCCCCTTGCGGCATGCCGATTGGAACGGGTGGACCCCGACGGATTTGGTTTTCCCCTTCTTCCTGTTCATCGTGGGTGTCTCGCTCACCCTCTCTTTTGCGCGCCGCCGGGCCCTGGGCGCCTCCCAATCCGATCTGCTGAAGCAAGTCGTCCGCCGGACCTTGATCATCTTCGCCCTGGGGCTTTTGCTGAACGGCTTTCCCTACTATGACCTCTCCAGGATTCGGATTCCCGGGGTGCTTCAGCGCATCGCCCTTTGTTACTTTTTTGCCGCTCTCATCTACCTGACCACGAGGATCCGGGGCCAGATCCTTGCGACGGTCGGATTGCTGGGAGGATACTGGGTCGTGATGACGGCGGTTCCAATTCCCGGCACGGGTTACAGCGCACTGACGATGCAATCGAATCTGGCCGCCCACATCGACAATGCCCTGCTCCACGGCCACATCTACCGGCCCACCTGGGATCCCGAAGGATTGCTGAGTACTCTGCCGGCCATCGCATCGGTCCTGCTCGGCATCCTCACGGCTCACTGGCTGCGTGTAGCAAAGTCACCGCTCTCTCGCACTCGTGGCCTGTTGCTGGGGGGAGCGATGGGAATCCTCATCGGCCAGCTCATGAGCCTCTGGTTTCCCATCAACAAGAATCTCTGGACCAGTTCCTACACCGTGTTTACGGCGGGAATGGCGCTGGTCCTTTTCGGGATCTGTTACTGGATCATCGACGTCCAGGGATACCGGAAGTGGGCCGTTCCCTTGGAGGTCTATGGAACAAACGCCATCGCCGTGTACGTCCTCTCGGGATTGGCGGCAAAGGCGTCCGTTACCTGGAAGGTCGCCCAGGCTGACGGAAGCAGGGTTTTGATTCAAACGTTTCTCTACACCAAGTTCTTCGCTCCCCTCGCCTCGCCGATTAACGCTTCCCTGTTGTGGGCGCTCGCATATGTGGTCTTCTGGCTGGGTGTGATGTGGGTGTTTTACTGGAAAAGGATCTTCATTAAGATTTGAAATCCCGACAAACGTCGTGAACTCCCAACCCTGCGAGCACTTGCCTTCGGATGATGTGACCCCAACACTGCTTGTTTATTCGTGGGCTGCGCATGTTGGAGCCCGCCTTCCCCAACCGGCTGTCGCTTTTCGGGTTTGATTCGCATTGCCGTTGGAAGCTGCATGTAGCAATCAAATTGAACGTTTTCTCGCTAGGGTGTTTCAACGAAGCCTAACGCTGGGTGGATTGGTGAGCACGGACTGTGGGGACAGTTGCATCTACGCGCTCTTTAGCTGATTGAAGGAAGTATAAAGAATGGAGAAATCACACGCTCCAAGTCGTTACAAACGCAGCCCGTCGTCACCAGGCCTAATAGCTTAAATCATTGGGTCACCGAACCGTGGTATCATATTTTGATATAGGAAAACAACAAACCTTTATGATAAGAGACATGAAAAAGATTGTGCTAGAAAAGGCGAGCGCCAGTGCAATCCTTGCAGGACTTAGCATCGGTCCCGCCGAGGAGCGTCGCGCCAAGGCCGCCGTTTGTTCCGCAAATGGTACCGTGATGCATGGCCCCTCATTCCGAAAAAGACGGCGAACGACCCGCAAATCACGGTCGGCTGCCAAGCGCCGATCGGTCTCGAGGCGAGGTTGAATGGCCACGCCAGATCCGAAGGCGGTCTTTGTCAATGTGCCCTTCGATCCCCGATATGAACCTTTGTTCGTTACATTGGTCGGGGTGCTTGTTTTTCTCGGTCAGAAACCGCATTGTGTTCTTGAAGTCACCGAGAAAGGGGAGGGTCGGCTGATACGCATCCATGATCTCATTCGGAGGTGCCGACTGTCGATTCACGATCTCAGCCGGACAGGTATGCCTGTTCGATTCAATATGCCCTTCGAACTGGGCCTTGCCTGTTCACTTAAACTCCAGCGGCCGAGGCAGTACGAGATTTTTGTGCTGGAAGCTAAGCCGTACCGCATTGACCGGACATTAAGTGATTACAAGGGGCGCGACCCGCTCGTTCACGGCGGTACGTGTGATGGCATGCTCGCGTGCTTGCTTGATACGTTTGAGACAGACCTTGAGAACGCTGCTATTGAGTTTCGGAAGATGTTGCGTATCCTTCGAAAGTCGGTTGCACTAATGAGATATCAAGTCAAAAGTGAATCATTATTTCGTCCGTCGCTATTTCGCTTGTTAATCGCAGCCGCGACCGAGATCGCCATCGAGCGGCGCCTCATCACACCATAGATCCCCTAGCAAGATCAACTGGAGCCAAAACCGGATTTCATTAGGCACCCAGAAAACCAGAGGATCCACATTTCTTCGGACACGATTTGGCGAAATCCAGGGGATCAAGAAGGGGGGCAAGCTCTTACCTCCCCGCAGTTGCAGCTCCCTTCTACCGGGCCTTCATGATGACCAGCGTCTGATCATCCCGCTGTGGAGTTCCGGCGGCGAATTCACGAACGGCTTCAAACAGCACGGTTTTCAGTGCATCCGGGTCCAGGTGGCACTGGCTCTTCACTGCCTCGAGCAGGCGCTCGGTTCCAAACTCTTCGCTTTCATGGTTCATCGCTTCCGAAATGCCATCGGAGTAGAATACGATCGTGTCTCCCGACGCAAAATTCAGTTTCCTCTCGTCATAAACCACGTCCTGAAATAGCCCCAGCGGAACCCCAGATACCTCCACCAGTTCGGCGGCCCCCTCGTGGCAGAAGATCGGTTTGGGAAGCCCTGCATTGGAGATGACCATCGTCCGGGCCGCTTCATCCCAGACCGCATAACACAAAGTCATGTAACGGCCTTCGATGCGGCGCTGGCAAAGCGACCAATTGACCCGAACCAGCATCTCCGCCGGAGAATACTGCCGCGTCGCGCGCGTTCGAATGATCCCGCTCGTCATGGCGCTGTAGAGCGCCGCCGGGGCGCCTTTGCCCGAGCCGTCTCCCACCGCGATCGCGAGCTTCGAGCCGTCGTACGGGAGAAAGTCGTAGAGGTCTCCTCCGAGGATATGGGCCGGCTTGAACTCCGCCGCAATCTCCATTCCCTCGAGATGAGGGAGTTCATCGCTGACGAGATGGTACTGGATTTCGCGGGCAAATTGCATCTCCCGTTCCATCCTTGCTTCCTGCTTCGCGACACGTTCATAGAGCCGGGCATTTTCAATCGCCGTGGCAATCTGGCTGGCGAGCAGCGTCAGAATCCGCTCGTGCTCTTCTGTGAAATATCCCGGCTTGCGACTCTCCAAATCCAGGACGCCGATGGCCCGATCCTTATGGATCAGGGGAATGACGAGTTCGGACCGGGTTTCTGAATTGCAGCTGAGATAACGAGGATCCTGGAGCACGTCGTCGATCCGGATCGACCTTTTTTCGGCTGCGGCCGCTCCGACCAGGCCTTCTCCCAGGGGCACCCTCAGTTTCTCCTGGGTCCGTTGGTCAAACTTGAACGACATGCGGGTCTTGAGCACGTTCTGTCGCTCATCCATCAACATGATGGCAAACATTTCGAAATCGATCACCTGCTTGATGACTTCCGCCACTTTCTTGAGCAAGCTCTCCAGGTTCAGGATCGCGATCATCTGCTCACTGATTGAATGGAGCGTGCTGAGCATTTCGGCCTGTTTGCGGGTCCGCTCGTATAACCTCGCGTTTTCAATCGCCGTGGCAATCTGACTTCCCAACAGTTCAAAGACGTGGCTGTGGTACGACGAGAAAAAGTGCGGCTTCGGGCTTTCGATATCCAGGACCCCGATGACCCTCCCCTGGGCAATCAACGGAACGGCCAATTCCGATTTCACCTTCTCGTAGGCCTTGATGTACCGGGGGTCCCGGGAAACGTCTCCCACCAATAGAACCCGGCGTTCAACCGCCGAACTTCCGATCAATCCCTCCCCCATCTTAACGCGGAGATGGTTGACTACTTCCGGCGAATGACCAATTGCAAATCGGATAAAGAACTCCTGCGTTTTTTCTTCGAGCAGAAAAATGGCAAAGATCTGGTAATCGACAACGCTCTTGAGGAGCTGCGCGATTTTGGGAAGCAGCTGATCAAGATCCAGAAGTGCATTGATCTCTCTGCCGATCTCCACCATCACCGTCAGGATGCGCGTGCGCTCCTCCAACTCGCGCCTGATGGTCGGAGAAGTCGTCCGGATCTTATAAATGGTTTCCATCTGATCTTTTTGATCTTTCATGACGACTCGTCAAGCATCCCGGCCGCGGGAAAACCTTCGAAATGGAATTGCCCCCGCGCGCCGTTGTGGAGCCGGGACCGGCTCCGCTCTCACACCGATTACAAAAATATAGGCAGGATGGCTCCTGCCTCGATTCCTGCCGGGAATTATCCTGGAAGGGCTACCCCTGGATTTTCAGTTCGGGACTGTGCCGCGATCCCTCGACAATCTTCACGCTGGCGCTCGCACCGATCCGCGTTGCACCGGCTTCCACCATCTGCCGGGCGTCTTCGAAGGTCCGGACTCCTCCGGAAGCCTTGACGCCGATGTCCGGACCCACGACTCTTCGCATCAATTCAATATCCTTCGCGGTCGCCCCGCCCCCCGAAAATCCGGTCGACGTTTTGACAAAATCCGCCCGGGCCGCCTTTGCCAGCGTGCAGGCCTTGATCTTCTCCTCATCATTCAGGAGAAACGTTTCAATAATCACCTTGGTGAGCGCCCCGTAGCGGTGACAGACATCGACCACGCCGGCGATATCTTCTTCCACCACCGTAAAGTGCCGCGATTTCAGGGCCCCGACATTCATCACCATGTCCACTTCGTCCGCCCCCAGACAGATCGCCTGTTTGGCTTCGTAGGCCTTCACGCTGGGCAGCGTGGCCCCCAGGGGAAATCCCACGACGGTCGCCACCTTCACGCAGGAATCTTTCAACAACCGCGCGCACAATTTAACCCAGTTCGGATTGATGCAAACGCTGGCAAACTGAAAAGTCCGGGCCTCTTCGCAAAGCTGAAGGATCTGTTCCTCCGTGGCGTCGGGCTTCAACAGCGTGTGATCGATCAGGTGGGCGATCCCCTGGTCGATGCAGGAGAGGCCCGAGCAGGTCGAAATCCGGTCCGCGCCGCACTCGAGCATCTTGTGCGTCTTCACGGAGCAATCGCCGCGACATTCGGTGGTGCATTCGTGGCTGATGCGGTCATCGATCCCTCCGCTTTCGGTTCGCCCGGCAAACCCACCCGCGTGCATGCGCGACCAGAGCTCGGCGGCAATCGATTCAATCAGCTTCTCAAGGTCCGTTGGGGCCATGTTCCTGTCACGACAACTGCGCGAGGAGTCTCCGCTCGCGGTCCCGCTCCGATCCGGTCCGGTGCGAGGGATCTCCTGCGTGAAATGAGAAAACGGCGTGCACCCTATTCCTTCCTCAGATACCTCTTTTCGATCTCCATGATCTTGTCGACGCGCTTCTGGTGGCGTCCGCCGGCAAACTTCGTGGTCAGCCAGGTCGTGACGATGTCTTTCAACGCCTCGAAAGACTGTAACTTGCCTCCCAGCGACAGCACGTTGGCATCGTTATGCTCGCGCGAATTCCGCGCGGTGGCTTTATCGTAACACAACGCCGCACGAATTCCAGGCACCTTATTGGCGGCCATAGCCGATCCGATCCCGGCGCCGTCAATCACTATTCCCTGCCGGCATTCCCCCTTGGCCACCGCCTGCGCCACGAGGTAGGCATAATCGGGGTAATCGACCGGCTCGGTGTCATGGCTCCCATAGTCTTTGACCGTGAAATGAAGTTCCTCGATAAGAAACCTCTTCAGCTGCTCCTTCATGACAAAACCGCCATGGTCGCCTCCGAGCGCAATCGAGCGGTCAGCGGAGGCTGGCGAGCCGATTGCGTCTTTGGGCAGAAGGACTATCGTCACCCCGCGCGCGGCCGCTTCCTCCCGCGCGCTGTCGGTAATGATACCTCCCGCGGCGACTTCAATGCGGCCTCCCCGCTCCAGGGGGAGGATGTCCTGCCGGGTCAAAACTTTGAGTGGGTTCATTGCAGAATGAAGGCGGCTATTGGACGTCCGCGTTGGGATCGATCACGACACAGATGTCGGGGAGATTCCGGTACTTCTGCCCGACATCCAGACCATATCCCACCACAAACTTGTCCGGAATATCGAAGCCAATGTAATCGGCGTGGACTTCTTTGATGCGCCTGGCCGGCTTGTTCAGGAGCGCACAAATCTTCA
This genomic window from Terriglobia bacterium contains:
- a CDS encoding DUF5009 domain-containing protein, whose protein sequence is MTAISPDTETSATSTAATGPGSGGSTSKPTVQRMISLDVFRGLTIAAMILVNNPGTWKSIYGPLRHADWNGWTPTDLVFPFFLFIVGVSLTLSFARRRALGASQSDLLKQVVRRTLIIFALGLLLNGFPYYDLSRIRIPGVLQRIALCYFFAALIYLTTRIRGQILATVGLLGGYWVVMTAVPIPGTGYSALTMQSNLAAHIDNALLHGHIYRPTWDPEGLLSTLPAIASVLLGILTAHWLRVAKSPLSRTRGLLLGGAMGILIGQLMSLWFPINKNLWTSSYTVFTAGMALVLFGICYWIIDVQGYRKWAVPLEVYGTNAIAVYVLSGLAAKASVTWKVAQADGSRVLIQTFLYTKFFAPLASPINASLLWALAYVVFWLGVMWVFYWKRIFIKI
- a CDS encoding GAF domain-containing protein; amino-acid sequence: MKDQKDQMETIYKIRTTSPTIRRELEERTRILTVMVEIGREINALLDLDQLLPKIAQLLKSVVDYQIFAIFLLEEKTQEFFIRFAIGHSPEVVNHLRVKMGEGLIGSSAVERRVLLVGDVSRDPRYIKAYEKVKSELAVPLIAQGRVIGVLDIESPKPHFFSSYHSHVFELLGSQIATAIENARLYERTRKQAEMLSTLHSISEQMIAILNLESLLKKVAEVIKQVIDFEMFAIMLMDERQNVLKTRMSFKFDQRTQEKLRVPLGEGLVGAAAAEKRSIRIDDVLQDPRYLSCNSETRSELVIPLIHKDRAIGVLDLESRKPGYFTEEHERILTLLASQIATAIENARLYERVAKQEARMEREMQFAREIQYHLVSDELPHLEGMEIAAEFKPAHILGGDLYDFLPYDGSKLAIAVGDGSGKGAPAALYSAMTSGIIRTRATRQYSPAEMLVRVNWSLCQRRIEGRYMTLCYAVWDEAARTMVISNAGLPKPIFCHEGAAELVEVSGVPLGLFQDVVYDERKLNFASGDTIVFYSDGISEAMNHESEEFGTERLLEAVKSQCHLDPDALKTVLFEAVREFAAGTPQRDDQTLVIMKAR
- the deoC gene encoding deoxyribose-phosphate aldolase is translated as MLECGADRISTCSGLSCIDQGIAHLIDHTLLKPDATEEQILQLCEEARTFQFASVCINPNWVKLCARLLKDSCVKVATVVGFPLGATLPSVKAYEAKQAICLGADEVDMVMNVGALKSRHFTVVEEDIAGVVDVCHRYGALTKVIIETFLLNDEEKIKACTLAKAARADFVKTSTGFSGGGATAKDIELMRRVVGPDIGVKASGGVRTFEDARQMVEAGATRIGASASVKIVEGSRHSPELKIQG
- the rpiB gene encoding ribose 5-phosphate isomerase B; the protein is MNPLKVLTRQDILPLERGGRIEVAAGGIITDSAREEAAARGVTIVLLPKDAIGSPASADRSIALGGDHGGFVMKEQLKRFLIEELHFTVKDYGSHDTEPVDYPDYAYLVAQAVAKGECRQGIVIDGAGIGSAMAANKVPGIRAALCYDKATARNSREHNDANVLSLGGKLQSFEALKDIVTTWLTTKFAGGRHQKRVDKIMEIEKRYLRKE